A segment of the Bordetella flabilis genome:
ATACTGCTGCGTTCGCCATGGTGGATGAGTGCCGGTATCGCGGTCCTGCTGGTCCTCGGCGCCATTGCGGCGTTGCCCAAGGAGTATTGGGCGATTGGCGTTTTTGCCGCGATACCCTTCGCCGCCATTGCCATCCTGGCCGGCTTGCGTCAATTGCGGACCCCCTCTGCTTCACGCGTTGAAGCGGTCGCCGCGACCGTCGTGGCCATGCCATGGCCGGTATTCTCGAAGGCCATCCAGGCGGGTTTCGAACGCGACGGTTGCCAGGTGGAGCGTTTGAACGAAGCGGGCGCGGACTTCGCCTTGACGAAGAAGGGCCGCATCGCGCTGGTCAGCGCGCAGCGCTGGAAAGCGGCCCGTACAGGTATCGACACGGTCCGCAAGCTGCAAGCCGTCCGTGAGTCACGTGCCGCGCACGAAGCGGTCTACATCGCCCTGGGAGACATCTCTCCTTCGGCGCGGGAGTATGCGGCCGCGCATGGCATATCCTTCATGACCGCGCCGGACCTGGCGAAGCTATTGCGGGGTTCGGGAATCTGACCCCGCCGGCTTTCCGAAACCGCCGGCCACCCAGTCCGATGCGCGTTGCACGCCCAGTTTGTACGTCGGTGGGACATGGACCTGGGCCAACTGCTCGCCGAACTCATCGTACGCGCTCAGCACCGCATACGGCTCGTCTTCGTCGGGGACGATGTCCAGCTTGATGGTCAGGCGGCCCTGGGCGGTATCGACCTTCACGCTCTTGTGCAGCGTTGCATGCAGTTGCTGTTCGTGCCGGCGCAGGACTTCGTTGGCGGTCTTGACCAGGGTGAAGAAGGCAGGCGAGTCGAGCGGCTTCGGGTTCTTCTTGTCGCGTCCCATGGTCCAGGGGCCTACCAGGGCCGGTTCGGATTCGCCGTCCTTGGTCATCTCCACGGCCCAGCCGTCGTCGTCCTCGTTCTTGATTATCCGCGCGGTCCAGCCATCATCACACCAAAGCCGGGGCTCCTGCGTCTTGCGGTCTTCGGGCACATCGCTGTCCGGGATGGGGGTGTCGTTCACTGCGGTATTTCTCCTGCCCTTTGTTCGTCCGTAGACCGTCCCGCATCATACCTACAGTTGCTATCGGCCCGCTGGCGCGCCAGCCCGTTGCCGGAATTCGCCGCGGCGCCTCCACTGGACCGCGATGGCCCAGCGCGCGTCCGGTGCGCCACCGGCGCGCTGCACAAGGTTCCCGGCCTGCGTCCTTTCAAAAGCCGAACTTGCGCGCGGCGTCCAGCGCCAGCCCGGCGCCGATGCTGCCGAACAGGTCGCCTTCGACGTTGCGCACGCCAGGCAGCATCGCGCCTATGCGTTCGCGCAGGCATGAGACCCGGCTGGAACCGCCGGTGAAGAACACGGTGTCCACGGCCGACCTGGCGACGCCGGCCTCGCGCAGCAGGGCGGCGACGCTGCTTTCGATGCGGTCGATCAAGGGCGCCGTGGCCTGGTCCAGGTCGGCGCGCGTTATGGCCAGCGTGCGGTCCGGTGCGATGCGATCCAGGCTGGCCTCGGTGGCCGGCGCGTCGGACAGGTCGATCTTGGCTTGTTCCACCTGCAGCGACAGCCAATGCCCGGCGCGCTCTTTGACCAGCGTAAGCAGCAGCTCTATCTTGTCCCGCTCCGCCGCGTTGGCACGGATGTACGACAGCGTTTCCTGCGCCTTGTTGGTGTAGGCGAAATTGATGGTGTGCCACGACGCAAGGTTGGAGTACGGCGTGGAAGGTACGTCCTTGCCGCTGCGCAACTTGCCGCCGAGCCCGAGCAGCGGCATGAAAGCAGCCAGGTTCAAGTGGCGGTCGAAATCTCCACCCCCGATATGCACGCCACCGTGGGCAAGGATATCTTCGCGGCGGTCGGGCTTGCCGGCGCGCTCCGGCCCCAGGCGGATCAAGGAGAAGTCCGACGTGCCGCCACCGATGTCGATTACCAGCACCAGTTCTTCGCGGGCGATCTGGGACTCGTAATCGAAGGCCGCAGCCAGCGGTTCGTACTGGAAGGCGACGTGCTCGAAACCCACCGCGGCGGCGATTTCGCCCAGGGTCTCCTGGGCGTTGCGATCGGCCGCCTCGTCGCCATCGACAAAAAAGGCCGGCCGGCCCATGACCACGGAAGTGAAGGTACGCCCCGCGGCTGCCTCCGCGCGCGCCTTCAGCCGGGCGATGAAGTGGGTAAGCAGGACCCGGAATGGGACGGCGCGGCCGCCGATCTCCGTATGGCCGTCGATCAGCGAGCTGCCCAGCAGGTTCTTCATGGCGCGCATCAGGCGCCCGTCGTAGCCGGCCAGGTAATCCTCCAGCGCGGCGCGGCCGTAGCTGACGGTGCTGTCTTCTGCGTGGAAGAAGATTGCCGACGGCATCGTCGGGTGGCCGTCTTCCAGGGGCAACAGGGCAGATGCGCCAGGGCGGTACCACCCCACAGCGGAATTGGAGGTGCCGAAGTCGATGCCGCAGGCGCGGGCATGGGCGGAAGGATTCATAAAAATGCGCGCGCCCCGCGGCGAGCCGGCGCGGGGCGCGATGGTGTTGTCAAAGGGCGATTGTACGGCGAGGACTGTATGGATGCCCGGCTTGTCATGCACGCGGGCCGCGCAGCTTGACGATGCCGAAGCCCAGTGCCACCGCCGCGGCCAGGAAGGCGAGGGCGGCCAGCCAGCCGGACCCGGTCATGACATAGACGCCCAGGCCCGCGCCCGCCGCGACGACCGCGCCGAACCATTCCAGCACGTTATCCCAGCCGCCTCCGGCCTTGCGCGGCGTTTTCGCGGCGTGCGGCCGATGCGATTCTTCGCTTTGTGAGGGCATCGGCGGAGCGCCGGTCCTCTTTTTCCGCGGGTCGGGGAAGCGCTCCCGCAGCGCCGCCGGGGGCCAGGCTTCATAACCGGTGCCCGCCAATGTCCAGACCGGGTCCACATCATGCCTCGCAAGCTCGGACCTGATCTGTTCGAGCGCCTTGCCGCCGGGAAGGTTCTCGATCTCCGCGAGGCAGGCGCGCAGCCATGGCTCGGCGTCGGCGGCATCGGGCAGGCCGCGGGTACGGAGCACGATATGGTCCGCGAAGCGCTGCGCTATCAATGTCTCGAAGGATTCGTAAATCGCGCGGTAGCGTTCCCCAATG
Coding sequences within it:
- a CDS encoding restriction endonuclease; protein product: MKLKPSRNSIFGILLRSPWWMSAGIAVLLVLGAIAALPKEYWAIGVFAAIPFAAIAILAGLRQLRTPSASRVEAVAATVVAMPWPVFSKAIQAGFERDGCQVERLNEAGADFALTKKGRIALVSAQRWKAARTGIDTVRKLQAVRESRAAHEAVYIALGDISPSAREYAAAHGISFMTAPDLAKLLRGSGI
- a CDS encoding Hsp70 family protein — protein: MNPSAHARACGIDFGTSNSAVGWYRPGASALLPLEDGHPTMPSAIFFHAEDSTVSYGRAALEDYLAGYDGRLMRAMKNLLGSSLIDGHTEIGGRAVPFRVLLTHFIARLKARAEAAAGRTFTSVVMGRPAFFVDGDEAADRNAQETLGEIAAAVGFEHVAFQYEPLAAAFDYESQIAREELVLVIDIGGGTSDFSLIRLGPERAGKPDRREDILAHGGVHIGGGDFDRHLNLAAFMPLLGLGGKLRSGKDVPSTPYSNLASWHTINFAYTNKAQETLSYIRANAAERDKIELLLTLVKERAGHWLSLQVEQAKIDLSDAPATEASLDRIAPDRTLAITRADLDQATAPLIDRIESSVAALLREAGVARSAVDTVFFTGGSSRVSCLRERIGAMLPGVRNVEGDLFGSIGAGLALDAARKFGF